Genomic DNA from Deinococcus planocerae:
AGGCCGAGCTGATGACCCATCATACGCTGGAGGCCGTCATGTCCATGCCCACCGAACTCTTTTACCCCGTGGGTACCGTTACCTGCATCATGGTCTGGAAAGCGGGCACGCCGCACGCGACCACCAACCGCAAGACCTGGTTCGGCTACTGGAAGGACGACGGCTTCTCCAAGACCAAACACCGTGGCCGTATCGACCTCCATGGGCGATGGCAGGCAATCCGCGACCGCTGGGTGGAGATGTACCGTGAGGGCGAGGAGCACGCTGGCGAGAGCATCAAGGCTAAGGTGGGGCCGACGGACGAGTGGTGTGCTGAGGCGTATATGGAGACCGACTACAGCACGATCACGGAGGCCGATTTCGACGCTGTGTTGCGCGACTACGCGGTGTTCCATATGACTGGCGGCCAAGTGGCCGTGCCCGAGGATGAAGGGGCTGCCGAGTGAGGTTGGTGCCCCTCTCCGACCTCTTCCACGTCGTCTACGGCGTCAACCTTGAGCTGAACCGCATGACGCCCGACCCTGCTGGAGTCGCCTTCGTCGGTCGCTCGGATCGCAACAACGGCGTGACTGGCCGCGTTGCCGCCGTGCCAGGGATCGCCCCCCTGCCCGCCGGCACTCTCACCGTCGCCGGCGGCGGCTCGGTCATGGCCGCTTTCGTGCAGCCTGAGCCGTACTACTCGGGCCGAGACCTTTACTACCTGACGGCGAAGGTGCCCATGACCCTGCGCCAGAAGCTGTACTACTGCGCCTGCATCACTGCGAACCGTTACCGCTTCAGCTACGGCCGCCAGGCGAACAGGACTATTCGTACCCTGCGCTTGCCGGCGCTTGCGGCCCTGCCCGCCTGGCTCGATAGCGCCGGCGATCAGCCGTTGGAGAAGTTGGAAACGACTCTGGATACTCTAGAAAGCACGCTGGCCTAGGGGCGAGCCCTTACCCTGCTAGAACGTCGCTCTGGCTGATACAGTCCCCCCGTGCCCGGTCCCGAAGTCCTTCTCTACGGCCTCCCGCTCGCCTTTCTCGCCGGATTCATCGACGCCATCGCGGGGGGCGGCGGCACGATCACGCTGCCCACCCTCTTTTTCATGGGGCTCTCGCCCGCGCAGACGGTGGCGACGAACAAGCTGCTCGCCATCTTCGGCTCGGGGAGTGCGACGGTGCAGTACTGGCGCAAGGGGCACGTCGAGCGCGCGCTGGTCCTGCGGCTAATCCCGCTGGCCCTGATCGGGAGTGCGTTCGGCGCCTTCCTCGTGCGCTTCGTGGACCCGGACGCCTTCCGTACCCTCGTCGGCGTGGTGATCCTCGGCGTGGGGGCGCTCGTGCTGGCGAACAAGCGCTTCGGGCTGGAAGACCGTTACCCCGGGCTCACGGCCCGCACCCTCGCCCTCACGCTGCCCGGCGCGTTCGTGATCGGCGTGTATGACGGCTTTCTCGGCCCCGGCACAGGCACCTTCCTGATGTTCCTGTTCGCCTTGGCGGGCTTCAACCTCGTGCGGTCGAGCGGCAACGCGCGGACGATCAACTTCGCCACCAACCTCGGGGCCTTCCTCTTTTTCCTGATCGGGGGGCAGATGGTCTGGTGGATCGGCCTCCCGATGGGCGTGGCGAACGCCGCCGGGGCCTTCGTGGGCGCCCGCATGGCGATGCTGCGCGGCAGCGGCTTCGTCAAGGTGGTGTACGCGGGCATCGTGCTGCTCGTGGCGGCGCGGCTGCTCACCCAGTAGGGCCACCGACCCCCCTGCGGTCCCCACCGACGCGCCCCACGAGCAGGAGCCCCCGCGCGTGTTGGCGGGGGCTCTCCTGCTGACGGGGCTCAGTCGGTGATGAAGGTGTGCTCGCTGTCGTTCAGCGTGCGCCCGCCTCCCTGATCCCAGGTCATCGCGCTCGTGAAGAGGTCGTCACCCTTCTGGCTCGCCACGACCTGGAACTCGAAGGAGATGCGGTCGTCGGGGTCCATCCGGTCGACGTGGAAGCGGAAGCTGCGCTGGTCGGCGGCGGGCTGCGCGGTCACCGTCGACCCGCTGGCGGTGAACGTCCAGGTGGACGGGTCGCGCAGGTCGACGCGGCGGTCCGTGACGGTGCCGTCGCTGTTGCGCAGGCGCACGAGGATCGAGGTGCTGTTGATCAGGTTCGCCATCCGCGGCAGCGCGGCGTTGACGAACACGTTGGTGGCCGGGGCGACGCCCTCGTTCTCGTAGTACAGGTCGTACACGTACCGCGAGCCGACCGGGTAGGCGTCGGTGAGCGTGTCCTGGAGAAACTCGGTGTTCGAGAGCACGTTGTCCCACAGGTCGCGGCCCCACGCGGGCTGCCCCACGATGTCCACCGAGGCGCAGTCCTCCAGGAAGTTGCGGCCCCGGTCGAGCGTGTACGCCGCGCCCGGCTGGCCGTTGTCGGGGCCCTCGAACTGCTGGTACTCGCCCGGGTTGCCGCGGTAGAGCTGGTTGAGGTTCCAGCCGAACAGCCGCACGCAGTTCACGTTGCTATTGCCCACGACCTCGCCGCGCAGCGACAGCGTGAACGAGCGCGAGGTGCCGTTTTGCAACGTGCCGAGGTTGAGCCCCACCCGGCGGTCGCCCGAGTTCGCCTGGTCGAAGCGTTCGAGCGGGATGATGTTGCCCGCCGCGTCGCGCGCCACCGGGCCGCTGAAGCCGGGGCCGTAGGTGTCCTCGACCCGGGCGCTTTGCAGGAAGCCCTCCTGGCCGTACTCGTTCGGGAAGAGGCCCTTGAGGCGGGCGTACGCGGTGCGGATGCGCGGGTCGAGCTCGTTCACCGTCGAGCGGTCGAAGTTGAACACGTTGATCAGGAAGCTCGCCTGCTGGTTAGAGACGACCTCCTGGTCGAGGGCCGTCTTGGTGATGCGGGCGACCGGGCGCACGACGTTGATGTACTTGTAGCTGTCCACCTCGGCGGCGTTGCTCGCGCTCGCCTTGGCGCGGTTCTTGATGTCGTAGGGGTCCTCGTACTCGGCATTGAGGTCGGCGTTCGTCTCCGGGGGCGTGATGCCGAAGGCACCCTGGAGGTTCGTCACCGGGTCGGAGGTGCCGTCGCGGTCGTTGTCGTTCCAGGCGTAGCCGGGCTTGTGGCGCGGGTACACGTCGATGGCGATGCGCAGCTCGGCGCCCGCGGCGAGGTCGCCGATCTCGTTGAAGTCGATGGTGTGGGTGTTCAGGTCGTAGTCGGCGGCCACCGTGCCCGCGTTCGCCCCGCCCGCGTCCACCAGCCGCGCGCTGCCGAGCACGTAGCCCAGCTCGGCGGGCAGCTCGTCGCGCACGGTCACGCCGCGCGCCGCCGTGGTCGAGGTGTTGCGCACGCGGATGGTATAGGTGTACGTCTTGCCGACCGTGAAGTTGTCCTCGGTCGTCGCCGTGCGGGTGCCGGGGTCGAGGCGCGGGGGCAGGGTCACGTCGTCGGGGGCGTAGGGGTCGTGGGGCGGGGTGTTCGGGCTCGTGCGCTCGAAGCCCGTCCAGGTGACGATGTTCGGCCCCGTCTTCTCGATGGCGAGCGTGGCACCGCTGAAGGTCTTCGTGAAGTTGTAGCTCTTGAGCAGGAAGTCGTACGCCGTGTTGCCGTACTGCACCCGGTAGAAGTAGTCAGCCCGGACGCCCGCCGTGAGGGGCAGTTCCTGCGCGTTCGCGTCGAGGGCCGGGCGCAGGTACACCGACTGGCCGCCGCTGGCGTTCACGCTGCCCGAGCCGCCCATCGCGCTGCCGTTCGTGGTGAGGAAGAGCCGCGCGAGGTCCGACTCCTGCCCGGCGACGGGCACCAGGGTGTAGCGGACGTAGCCGGGGAACTGCTCGCCGCCGACCGGGAAGGGGCCGGTCTGGGGCTGCTTGGTGTAGGCGACGGTGGCGAACTGGTGGATGCGCTGGCCCGCGTTGAAGAAGTTGTTCTCGAACGCGCCCACGTTCCCGCCCACCCGCTGGCCGCTGGGGATCGGGGTGGTCGTCGTCGCGCCGAAGCTCGTGTCACCGCTGTAATACAGGTGACTCATGTTCGTGAAGAACATCTTGAACTCGGCGAGCGCGGCGCTCGTGGGCGAGTCGGACGTGTCGGTCGCGCTCACCACGAACTTCACGGGCGTGCCCTGGGCGGGCGCACTCGTCGCGTACACGGTGAAGCGCACGATCCCCTGCTCGTCGGAGAAGGCGGCGGAGGTCGTCGCGGCCTGGGCGCCGAGCCGCACGGGCCGGGCGGAGCGGTCCTGCTGCACGTGCCCAGCGATGATCGTCACGTCGTCGCTGTCCGCCGAGATGCTGACGCGCGCTCCGGGCACGGGGGCGCCGCCCGCGTCCCGCACGACCATCTCGACGAGCACGGGCTCCTCCGTCTGGGAGGCGAAGAGCAGCACGTTCTTGTTGGCGTTCGCCTCCCGCAGGCCGTCGAGGGCCGCCCCCTGGCCGTCGGTCACGGGCGTGTCGCCGCTCAGGGCGATGCTTCTCACCTGCTGCTGGGTCGCCTGGGCGGTGCGGTAGGTCAGCGTGACCGCCGCGTCCTTGTTCGCCGCGCAGTCGAGGGTCACGGACTGCGGCGTGTTGGCCGCCACCTCGTAGCCCTGCATCTGCCCCGCGCTGACGCTGTAGGCCCCCGGCGCGAAGGTGGTCGAGAGTTTTTGCCCGCTGACCGCCGTCCCCGAGAAGACGACCTTGCCCGCCGCGTCGCGCACGTTGACGGGGGCGGCGACCGTTCCCCCCACGGGGGCGACGTTCTGGAGGTTCACGGTGATGCTGGCGCAGCCCGGCGCGGGCGTGGTCGGGGCCGGGGGCTGGGTGCCCGGCGGCTGGGCGATGGGGCCCGGGGCGGTGGTCTCGGGGGTGGGCGTGGTGCTGCACGCCGCGAGGGTCAGGGCTCCGGTCAGGGCCAGACCGACGAATCTCAGTCCCTTCATCTGGGTACCTCTTGGCAGGCGGGGCACATCCTGACGGCACGGTGAGCCGCCACAAAAGCCAGACAAAGTGGCGCTTGCGTCCCACACGGGTTAGGATGCCGTGAACCGATGCCATGTCGGTTCACCGTTTGGCTCTAGATGTCGCAGTCGGGGCCTTTCAACGGGTAGCGGCGCTACGGTGGCCGGGAGCGTGACGTGCTCCTAGGCCACTGGCCGCTGTTTTGAACTCTTCGGTGATCGGCGGACAGAGGAAGCCTTCAAACTCCTTTGGCACATCTCACGCTCTGTCAGCGGGTCGACCGACCACACCTCCACTTCTTCGGAACGGGAAACTTCAGACGGGGGCGCCAGCAATTACCCAGGGGTAAATCTCATCTCCACCTCCCCCATTTTGTTAGGTTTGTTACACGATAAGCAGCCCCAGAGTTCTCATGGTGAGAAAGTTTAAGCGTCCGCGAAATCTCCGGTGACGTGAGCGTGCTGTCTGCCCATAACTGGCCTCCAGAACAAACAAAAGCGTCTCCCAGGCGCCCCGGCCCGTCTTGGGCTTTCTCACCCTCCCGCGTCTGCTTTCTTCGGGGAGGGTGCGTCGTCTCCCCGTGGGGCGAAAGTGAGTCGTGTCGGGGGCCGCAACCGTGCCCCACCCCCCCGTCCCCTGACCTGTCCGGCGCGAGAATTCCGGCATGACTTCCCCTTCAGGCAGCACGCAACAAGCCATCCTCGCGGGCGGGTGCTTCTGGTGCACCGAGGCCGTATTCAAGGACGTGCGCGGCGTCCTGCGCGTCGAGAGCGGGTACATCGGCGGGCACGTGCCCAACCCCGATTACCGCAGCGTGTGCGAGGGCACCACCGGACACGCGGAGGCCGTGCGCCTCACCTTCGACCCGGCGCAGGTCAGCTTCCGGGACCTCCTCACGCTCTTTTTCGCCACGCACGACCCCACCAGCCTCAACCGCCAGGGCGGTGACGTGGGCACCCAGTACCGCAGCGCCGTCTTTCCCGTGAGCCCGGAGCAGGAGCGCGAGACGCGCGAGGTGATCGCCGACCTCGGGGCTCAGGCCGTCTTCGACCGCCCCATCGTGACCACCATCGAGCCCGCGGGCGAGTTCTACATGGCGGAGGACTACCACCAGGACTTCTACGCCCGCAATCCGCGCCAGGGCTACTGCGTGGCCGTGATCGCCCCCAAGGTCGCCAAATTGCGCCGGGAGTACGGCGAGCGCCTGCGGATGTAGCGGCGGGACAAGAGAAAGGCGGGACTCCGTAAGCCGTCTCTTCCCACGGGGTCCCGCCCTCCTTCAGGTGTCCAGCCTCTCCTCCAGCCCCCGCCGGAACCGGGCGGCCAGGGGCGAGGCGAGGTACCGCTCCAGGGTCGCGCGGTCGGGCTTCCCGCCCAGCCACGCGTCGAACACCTCGGCGACGGTGGGGGCGTCCGCGGGGGCGGGGGCCTCGCGGCTCACCTCGTCTCCGCGGCCCACGTCGCCCGTCTCCAGCACGCGGGTGTAGAAGCCGGGGCGGCGGGCCCGCGCGAAGCGTTTCACGAAGCCCGCGTCCTCCATCCGGGCGCCGAGGGTGCCGCAGGGGATGCGCGGCGCCGTGGCCTCCAGCAGCCCGGCCCCGACCCGGAAGCGCTCACCGACCCGCACCCCCGCCGATTCGAGGCCGCCGACGAGCAGGTTCTCGCCGAAGAGGCCGGGGTCGAGGGGACGGCCCAGCGTCTCGGCCCAGTGGTCGTAGTCCTCGCGGGTGTAGATGTAGACGGCCTGGTCGGGGCCGCCGTGGTACCGGCGGTTCATCACCCGGTCGCCGTCGAGGCCCTGAGCGCTCACCTGGACGCGGCCCGGCACCGGGTGCTTGCGGATGCCCGTGACCACCGTGCGGTGGCCGACCTGGGCGGCGGTGGGCTGGCCGACGTTCACGCTGAGGACCTTCACGCGGGCCGCCCCGCCCGGAGGGTGCTGTGGCTCATGCCGCAGGCTAGCAGCCGGGGTGGGGGAGGGGGACCCCCGCCGAGTGTGCCCGCCTTCTCCCCCCGGGGGGCGGGGCGGGGGGTAGCCTGCGACCGTGCTCGCCCTCCTCCTTTCCCGCCCGCTCGCCTGGGTGCTGGTCCTCCTGACGCTGCTCGCGGGTCCGAGGTCGGAAGCGGGCCGGGCCGTCTTCCCGGCGGGCTTCGAGGTCGCGCGCGGCGCCCTGCCCCGGCCCGACCTCGCCCCGCTCGACGGGCTCGGCCTGAACGCCTGCCCGCCGCCCGACTCCCCCCTCGCCCGCCTGCTGCATCGCCGGACGCGGGGGCAGGGGGCCGCCCTGAGCTGCGGCAACCGGGTGGAGGGGCTGCTGCACTTCCCGAACGCCGAGCCCGCCTACAGTGCCCAGCCGCGCCGCCCGGAGGGGGCCTTCGGGCTGCTGGAGGACAGGGTGCGGGGAACGCGCCGCGAACTCCTGATCGCCAACATGCTCTGGGACGACGGCCCGGACGCGCCGGGGGCGGGCCTCGCGCGGGCCGTCGCCGACTTGCGCCGCGACCTCGCCGCGCACCCGGAGCGCCACCCGCAAGGGCTCACGGTCCGGATCATGCTCGGCAACTCCATCCGCCTCGGCGACCTCCTCGACCCGACCGCCAACGCCTACCACGCCGCGCGGCACCTGCTCGAAGCGGGGGTGCCCCTCAGCGGCGACACGCTGCCCGGCTGGCGGCTGGAACTCGCCAACTACACGTACGCCCTGCCCCACAGCCACGTCAAGCTGATCGTGCAAGACGGCGAGGCGGTGCTCACGGGGGGCTTCAACGTCAGTCTCTTCCACGTTCCGGCGCAGACCCCGGGCGGCCAGGGGCTCGCCGACCTCGGCCTGTGGGTGCGCGGCCCCGTCGCCCGGCACGCGGTCGCTACCTTCCGCGACGGCTGGCTCCTGAGCCGGGGGCTGACCTGCCACGCCCACCCCACCCCGGGGACGCTGCGCCGGGACTGCTCCTTCACGCGGCCCACCTCCCCGTGGCCGCTGGTCTGGACGCGCCCCGCTCCCGCCGCCGGGAGTGCCCGCGTGTATGGCCTGTACCGCCGCAGCGGCTACGCGGACGCCGACGACGCGGTGACCGCCCTGTTCGGCGCGGCGCGGACGAGCATCGACGTGATGCAGTCGCAGGTGAGCGGCACCCTGGGCTGCGTGGGGCGGCTCTCCGACCCCGGCGGGTGCCCGCCCGCCCTCCAGCTCCCGGTGTGGCGGGCCGCCGTCCGGGCCGTGCGCGAGCGCGGGGTGCGGCTGCGGCTCCTCCTCGACTACGACCCTCTCCTCCAGGCCGAGACGCTCGCCCTGCTGCGCGGCCTGCGGGCCGAACTCGCGCCCCTGGGCCTCGCCGACCACGTGCAGGCCCGCTGGTACGGCCCGGCGGGGGGAGTGCACACCAAGGCCGCCCTGATCGACGGGGAGCTGCTCACGGTGGGGAGCCAGAACCTCCACCACTCGGCCTTCGGGCCCCTGGGCCTGGGCGAGTACACCCTCGCCACGAACGACCCCGGGGCCAGAGGCGAGTTCGGGCGGATGTTCGCCTTCGAGTGGGCGCGTGCCCAGGCCATCCACGCGCCGTGGTGGCTCCCCGCCGACACGACGGGGAAGCCGCCCCGGGTGGAGCGGGGGAACCACCGGGAGTGAGGGGGCCCCGCCCCCCGCGTAACGCTGCCCCCCGTCCGCCGCGCGCCGCTGTGCTGCAATACGGGGGTGAGTCCCCAGGCCCGCCGCGACGCTTCCCCCTTCGACCCCGCCCTCGCCGCGGCGGGCCGCACGCCCACGCTGGTGGTGCTCGCCGGGCTCTTCATGCTGGCGACCACGCCCTTCCTCGGGCGGCTCCTGCAAGGCCAGACGGACAACCTCGCGCGCAACGTGCTCTACGCCGCCGCGACCGCCGTGCTGCTGGGGCAGGTGTGGCGCGGCAGCGTGTGGGCGTGGCGGCTGACCGTGGGCCTGAGCGTCCTCGCGGGCCTGCTCGTCTTCGTGGTGGGGATGCTCGCGGGCGTGAGCAACTGGCAGGGCTGGGTGGTGAGCCTCGCGGGGCTGGGCTTCCTGCTGCTGGGCACGTGCCTCGTCGGCGTCTCCAGCATCCGCGCCTTCCTCGACTCGCGCTGGTCACGCCGGGGGGGCCGCGCGTGACCGCCCCGCGGCGCTTCACCGTGCAGGGCACCAACAACGCCTTCACCTGCGTCCACTGCGGGGCGGAGGTCCGGCCCCTGGAGAACGGCTCGGTGCGCAACCACTGCCCGGTGTGCCTGTATTCGCTGCACGTGGACGTGCGGCCCGGCGACCGGGCGAACGGCTGCCGGGGGCCGATGCGGCCCGTCGGGGTGGAGCACAGCGGCAAGAAGGGCTGGGTGATCCTCTACCGCTGCGAGACGTGCGGCGGGGAGGGCCGGAACCGGGCGGCCCTCGACGACCCCCGGCAGCCCGACGACTGGAACGCGCTGATCAATCTCAGCGGGCGGCAGAGCTGACTTGGCAGGGCTGACCCGGCGGGGCCGGGCCCGGCCCCTCAGCTTTTGCAGCGCACGTCCTTGCCGAAGTACTTCTGGCTCAGCGCCGCGTAGGCGCCGCCCTGCATGACGCGGCCCAGGCCCGCGTTCAGGGCGAGGCGGGTGGAGTCGTTGTCCTCGCGCAGCATGATCCCGGTGGGCACGCTCCACAGCTCCGGGCCGAGGTGGATGTTCGCCTTGGGGAAGGTCTTTTTCAGGCCGGGCTCCATGACGCTGTAGACGAAGGTGGCGTCCACCGCACGCGAGAGCACGGCGAACATCAGGTCGTTCGAGGTGGCGTAGACGTTCACGCGCTTCTCGAAGGGGAGTTTTTGCGCGTACGCCTGCATGATCGACCCGGCGCTCACGCCGATGGTCTTGCCCACGAGGTCGGTGTGTCTGTTCAGCCGGGGGTCGAGCGACAGCAGCGACACGCCCGCGCAGGCGGTCGGCGCTGTGAAGTCCGTCCTGTTCTCGCGGGTGCGGGTGATGCCCAGGGCGCTGATCGCCACGTCGGCCCGGTCCTCCTGGAGGCGGGTCAGCAGCCCGTCGATGGGCACGGTCTCGAAGCTCACGCGCACGCCGAGGTCGGCGGCGAGCAGCCGCACGAGGTCGACCTCGAACCCCGCATACTGCCCGGCGTTGTCGAGGGTAAAGGAGGGAATGTCGCCCGGCGTCGCCACCCGCAGCACGCCCGCCGCCCGAATCTCGGGGAGCGTGCGCGCCCCGGCGTGCGGGGAGGCGAGGAGGGCGAGCAGGGCGACGGTCAGGGCCAGGGGAGAGCGGCGGGTCGGCATGGGCGGGGTCCTTTCGGGGAGGAGGCGTGCGGGGAAACGTTCACGGCAGCTTAAGAGAAGGGTTCTGTCAGACCCATGACACCCACGTTGTTAAAGGGAGGCGCCCTCCGGCCCCCGTCGCCCGGCAGGATGGGGGAGGCGGGGTCGCCGGGACAGGTTGCTATGCTGCCGGGCATGGTGCTCTGGCTGGTCGTGCTGTTCACCCTCCTGAGCGCGAGCCTGATCCTCGCGCTGACCCTCGGTCCGCTCAAGGCGGCGGCGAACGTCCGGGTGATCCGGCTCTTCGCGGCGGTGCAGTACGCGGCGGCCCTCCTGCTGGCGGGCGCCCGCCTGACGGGGCAGGCGTGACGGCCCCGGACGCGGCGGTGCGCACCCTCGACCTGCACTTCCAGGGGGTGCCCGGCGTGATCGCCGCCTCGGTCTTTGAGACCGGGGACGGCCTCGCCGTCGTGGACGTGGGGCCGGGAAGCACCCTGCCGGAGCTGGAATCGGGCCTCGCCTCCCTGGGCGCCTCCCTCGCGGACGTGCGGCACGTCTTTCTGACCCACA
This window encodes:
- a CDS encoding restriction endonuclease subunit S, which gives rise to MPLSDLFHVVYGVNLELNRMTPDPAGVAFVGRSDRNNGVTGRVAAVPGIAPLPAGTLTVAGGGSVMAAFVQPEPYYSGRDLYYLTAKVPMTLRQKLYYCACITANRYRFSYGRQANRTIRTLRLPALAALPAWLDSAGDQPLEKLETTLDTLESTLA
- a CDS encoding DUF11 domain-containing protein encodes the protein MKGLRFVGLALTGALTLAACSTTPTPETTAPGPIAQPPGTQPPAPTTPAPGCASITVNLQNVAPVGGTVAAPVNVRDAAGKVVFSGTAVSGQKLSTTFAPGAYSVSAGQMQGYEVAANTPQSVTLDCAANKDAAVTLTYRTAQATQQQVRSIALSGDTPVTDGQGAALDGLREANANKNVLLFASQTEEPVLVEMVVRDAGGAPVPGARVSISADSDDVTIIAGHVQQDRSARPVRLGAQAATTSAAFSDEQGIVRFTVYATSAPAQGTPVKFVVSATDTSDSPTSAALAEFKMFFTNMSHLYYSGDTSFGATTTTPIPSGQRVGGNVGAFENNFFNAGQRIHQFATVAYTKQPQTGPFPVGGEQFPGYVRYTLVPVAGQESDLARLFLTTNGSAMGGSGSVNASGGQSVYLRPALDANAQELPLTAGVRADYFYRVQYGNTAYDFLLKSYNFTKTFSGATLAIEKTGPNIVTWTGFERTSPNTPPHDPYAPDDVTLPPRLDPGTRTATTEDNFTVGKTYTYTIRVRNTSTTAARGVTVRDELPAELGYVLGSARLVDAGGANAGTVAADYDLNTHTIDFNEIGDLAAGAELRIAIDVYPRHKPGYAWNDNDRDGTSDPVTNLQGAFGITPPETNADLNAEYEDPYDIKNRAKASASNAAEVDSYKYINVVRPVARITKTALDQEVVSNQQASFLINVFNFDRSTVNELDPRIRTAYARLKGLFPNEYGQEGFLQSARVEDTYGPGFSGPVARDAAGNIIPLERFDQANSGDRRVGLNLGTLQNGTSRSFTLSLRGEVVGNSNVNCVRLFGWNLNQLYRGNPGEYQQFEGPDNGQPGAAYTLDRGRNFLEDCASVDIVGQPAWGRDLWDNVLSNTEFLQDTLTDAYPVGSRYVYDLYYENEGVAPATNVFVNAALPRMANLINSTSILVRLRNSDGTVTDRRVDLRDPSTWTFTASGSTVTAQPAADQRSFRFHVDRMDPDDRISFEFQVVASQKGDDLFTSAMTWDQGGGRTLNDSEHTFITD
- a CDS encoding MOSC domain-containing protein translates to MKVLSVNVGQPTAAQVGHRTVVTGIRKHPVPGRVQVSAQGLDGDRVMNRRYHGGPDQAVYIYTREDYDHWAETLGRPLDPGLFGENLLVGGLESAGVRVGERFRVGAGLLEATAPRIPCGTLGARMEDAGFVKRFARARRPGFYTRVLETGDVGRGDEVSREAPAPADAPTVAEVFDAWLGGKPDRATLERYLASPLAARFRRGLEERLDT
- a CDS encoding TSUP family transporter, with protein sequence MPGPEVLLYGLPLAFLAGFIDAIAGGGGTITLPTLFFMGLSPAQTVATNKLLAIFGSGSATVQYWRKGHVERALVLRLIPLALIGSAFGAFLVRFVDPDAFRTLVGVVILGVGALVLANKRFGLEDRYPGLTARTLALTLPGAFVIGVYDGFLGPGTGTFLMFLFALAGFNLVRSSGNARTINFATNLGAFLFFLIGGQMVWWIGLPMGVANAAGAFVGARMAMLRGSGFVKVVYAGIVLLVAARLLTQ
- the msrA gene encoding peptide-methionine (S)-S-oxide reductase MsrA, with amino-acid sequence MTSPSGSTQQAILAGGCFWCTEAVFKDVRGVLRVESGYIGGHVPNPDYRSVCEGTTGHAEAVRLTFDPAQVSFRDLLTLFFATHDPTSLNRQGGDVGTQYRSAVFPVSPEQERETREVIADLGAQAVFDRPIVTTIEPAGEFYMAEDYHQDFYARNPRQGYCVAVIAPKVAKLRREYGERLRM
- a CDS encoding ABC transporter substrate-binding protein; amino-acid sequence: MPTRRSPLALTVALLALLASPHAGARTLPEIRAAGVLRVATPGDIPSFTLDNAGQYAGFEVDLVRLLAADLGVRVSFETVPIDGLLTRLQEDRADVAISALGITRTRENRTDFTAPTACAGVSLLSLDPRLNRHTDLVGKTIGVSAGSIMQAYAQKLPFEKRVNVYATSNDLMFAVLSRAVDATFVYSVMEPGLKKTFPKANIHLGPELWSVPTGIMLREDNDSTRLALNAGLGRVMQGGAYAALSQKYFGKDVRCKS
- a CDS encoding RNHCP domain-containing protein, coding for MTAPRRFTVQGTNNAFTCVHCGAEVRPLENGSVRNHCPVCLYSLHVDVRPGDRANGCRGPMRPVGVEHSGKKGWVILYRCETCGGEGRNRAALDDPRQPDDWNALINLSGRQS
- a CDS encoding phospholipase D-like domain-containing protein, encoding MLALLLSRPLAWVLVLLTLLAGPRSEAGRAVFPAGFEVARGALPRPDLAPLDGLGLNACPPPDSPLARLLHRRTRGQGAALSCGNRVEGLLHFPNAEPAYSAQPRRPEGAFGLLEDRVRGTRRELLIANMLWDDGPDAPGAGLARAVADLRRDLAAHPERHPQGLTVRIMLGNSIRLGDLLDPTANAYHAARHLLEAGVPLSGDTLPGWRLELANYTYALPHSHVKLIVQDGEAVLTGGFNVSLFHVPAQTPGGQGLADLGLWVRGPVARHAVATFRDGWLLSRGLTCHAHPTPGTLRRDCSFTRPTSPWPLVWTRPAPAAGSARVYGLYRRSGYADADDAVTALFGAARTSIDVMQSQVSGTLGCVGRLSDPGGCPPALQLPVWRAAVRAVRERGVRLRLLLDYDPLLQAETLALLRGLRAELAPLGLADHVQARWYGPAGGVHTKAALIDGELLTVGSQNLHHSAFGPLGLGEYTLATNDPGARGEFGRMFAFEWARAQAIHAPWWLPADTTGKPPRVERGNHRE